AAGTAACGGAAACTTTCACGTACCCGTAATAAACTTCATAAAGATGGGAAAGTATTTACGGAACCACGGGCGCTTTTCACGGAATAGTGGTGATTCGGCAATGCAACCAGGGTACATCGAGGCAAATGAAATACCGGTCAATTTGTTGTATTTGGTGTGGAGAAAATTGGCCATCATCATTAGGCAGAGCTTGCTATCTTTGTACGCCTTCGCACCAATAAAGCCATAGCCGTCAGCCATTTCGATAGGATTCTTGAAACCTTGCTTCAGGCCTTCGAGTTCGTGCAGATCGGCAATAGGGTAcacgccaccaccaccaacggtGTTGTCATTTCCCGTGACACTGCCAACCATAATGACTCGAGGATCGGGAGATTCCATCATTGACTTCATCATGGTGCTTATCATTAAAAAGTGCGACAAAAAGTTAATTTGCATGGTCTGTTCGTGATTGTCGAGACTCCACTTGGCGTGCTCAAGGGAAGGTTGGTAGACCCCGGCATTGCAGATTAGACGGTCGATAGGCTTGCTCATGCGAAATTCTTCTacgttttcgcaaaagctGCGAACAGATTCGAATGAATTTAACTCACAGTACATGGGAGTGAAGTTTTCCAAATCAAACCCATCAACTTCCGCCACCGCTTCCATTTTGTCCAGATCTCGGACTGCACCGATTACGTGGTATTCGCCAGTACGAAGGAGAGCCATGGCGGTCTTACGACCAAGTCCCGATGAGGCACCGGTGAGAATAGCCAGCTCTAAAGAATGAGATAGAAAATATCGGGAATGATCGTAAGTCAAAGTTTACTAGCCAAGAGTTGTGTAATGTTCGACTGCGACAAACACCCGTTGGTTTTTACACTTACTTTTGTCCCCAAACTTGTCCTTGACCGCTTCTTCATAAGGATCATGAACCGGCATCTTCCAGTTTTTCATAAACTGGAAAGCCCCGGTGCTTGACAAGCACACGGTGAGTAAAAAAAGGATCTTCATGGTTACCGTCGGCTTTTTGACACCCTCGATACTCTCAGGTAACTGTGTGAAGGAATACAAGGAACAAACAACCGATCCATCACGAAAATCCATCAAAAAAGGATTCAATTTGCGCTCATTTCCCGTTGGTTGGTTGAACTTCTGTCGAAGATATGCAGCCATCTGCTCTACACACCCGGAAATAATTTGTAGTTatataggtaggtaggtaaTGCGAAGGACATCAATCTTCTTCACTATTCTCTGTGAAAATCGTGTCTTTATTGTGCAGGCGATTGCGACATTCCTCCCCGCTGATGACGTCATGGTTTCCTTAGCTACGCATTCTGGTGGAAGCCATCAACAGCCTCGTTTGCTCGTCTCTCGATCTTTGCCATGTCTGCCGCAACAACCCATGGGTGGTGCACATTCTCTGTGGAACAAAGTTGGGTCGAACAGAGCAGACAGAGATCTATTGACTGTCACGATCTCGTACAACGGCTCTCACATCCTCTTCTGCTTGAATATTTGGCGCTAGGTTCCGTCCCACGAGCTCTCTTGACAAGCGAAGCTAGCCGATTAGTTTGCACTTGCAATTGGAATTATTTGCTCTCAACCACAATGAATGCACGTCGTACACTCGCTTTTACTTTAGCCTTGCTCTTCGACGCTTCGGCAGTTGGAGCGTTTACATCTCTCTTGACAACCTTCAAAACGAGCCGTATCTCTATCACTTATTTGCCGGCCACAGTCAAACCTGCGCCAAAAAACAAGGGATACGAAcccaaatggaagaagaaggagACTTTGGCCGACCAAAATGGGGGCATCAAAGATTTCAAGCAAATCGGGCTCAAGGGAAACGTCCCGGTTATATTCAAGCAAGGCAACGAGACCCGCGCGACCGTCGCCTTGGCAGGGCAGCCACTTCGCGATGTCGCGACCCAAGCCGATCAATTTATCAAGTACGGATGTGGCAAAGGGGAATGCGGCACCTGCGAATGCCTCGTCAATGGACAATGGATTCGACCTTGTCAAACCAATGTACCCGGAAATTTGGCCCCGGGTGAAGAGTACGTTGTTCAGGTGAAGGAAGTCAAGAACAAGGCAGTTAGCTCCGGAAAGTTTTATTCTTTTCGATCTTTTATCATGGGATTCTACAATAATTTGCTCGGCATGGTTGGGTTCGTCAAATACCGTCGAGCAGCTAAGAAGAATTGGCTAGAGCGACAAGAGTACGAGGACTTGATTCGGCAAAAGACAATGCAAAAGAAGATAGCGAGAGAAAGATCTGTCGAGGAggacaaaaacaacaaattGTCTCCTTGACCTCATCTTCACTGATGCCACTAGGTTGTCAAGTGTTCATAAATACTGCACCGAAGTATAGTATCCATGGCAATAGCTAGGGAATGTTGAAAAATATTTTACAAGCCTTTTCAGTCTGAAATTGAATGAGCTTTCTGCAATAGTGAACAAGTGGGGACGGCTGGGATCGTGAGACGCTGCCTTGAGTTGAATGCATTTGCTAACTTTGGGCCATAGATCTCACAATCTCccattcgtcttcgtccattgAAGATGCGAGCAAATCAGTCATGTCGGAACTTCGTAGAGTGTCAAATGCGTGGCTTTGTTCTTCCGAAGCAGTCTTACTGTAGTTCCGACTTAAAGCAATCGGTGTGATATCATGGTAGTCGGCAAGATCGTCTGTCCCTTGCTGGTGACGTAGAAGCTCTTGCTGCCGCTGAACTATGTTAGACAATGCAGGGAACTGTGTTGTCACTGTATCTCGATCGGGCTGAGGGAATACAGAGGAAGAGGGAATTACAATGACATTCGAATCGCCACTCACTGGACTGCTCTCGCGAGAAGACTGCTTAGCCGCAAAACGGAGTGCATGGCTGACCTTGTCTCGTGCAGCACCGAAGGAGATTTCATGCCATTCGCCCCCTTTTAAGGTGAGAAACCGAGCATGGTAAATCTCCTTCATATTTTGCACAATCTCTTGCGTCATATCCATCTTTTCTTGCTTCAATTGAGCGGTTCCATAACGATGAGCTGATGCTTCAATCAATTGACGAAAAACTTGGTTGCCAGGGTGCCGTCCGTAGGTCTTGTCTTTCCCACAAAGCACATCATTGGGCGTTATGGTTGTTGCCTCCATTGTCGGTTGGCGTCCGTGTGGAATGAACGCCGGAaacatcgtcgtcgatcTATCCGCGCAGGAAAAAGTCATATATAATCAAAATGATATTAGTTTATGCAATGTCGGGGTGTTTTCAAATTTGACACGATTCCCGGAGGCCACAACGCCAAACCTAAGCCACGTGATGATATATGTATATAACAGACAATCAAGCCATTTACAATTATTATTATATAGTGTTCAGAAACGCTGACGTACATCTAGGAAAGAGAAAACATCCTCAAAAGCACGGCTGCGAAATTGGATTTCGATTGCTGTGAGACATTCCAGTTTCTTTGgtttcattcactgtcaacatcTCTGCGTACGTCCTCACAAGAGATCGAGACagaaaattggaaaagtGCATAGCGTTTTATAAAAAAGATGAAAATAGTATATATACCATTATCCAATCAAGAAACATCTTGTGAGGGGTTTACTGTTAGCCCGAAAATTAGTCCATGTGAAGAACACTGACTTTACTCCTGAGGCTTCACTGCTGTAATGTAGCTGTAAGGTCATGGATTGGCTCCAATCCTGGTTGGCCGACATCAATCCGTTTCATGGCGCAATCATCTCTAATACAGAAAATCTCCTAATCTCGGTGATCCAATTTTTGACCCTCTGAGAAATAGCTTGCAGTCAGAGAAACGAGACGTATAAGAAGTTGGGAAGAAGGCTCTGCTTCACATGAGTTCTTGTTTGGTTTTTAATTTATCGTAGCCTTATTGTCAACTTTTGATGAGCACTTTTGAGTATTGCCTGATTTGCAGCAAATCATTAAGCATGGCCGATTATATCACGAGTAAGAGTATTTGGAAGTTCTTGCCAATTGACCTTCTCCTGTTTGAGAAAATGACCACAATATTCCGTTCTGACAGGCTGAGCGACCTTGAACCAATTTACGTCAATTTCTTTTCAACTCATTGTCGAGCTATAACTCAAATACTTCTCATGGTATGAGAGAAGTCTGATGAGTTTTCACCTTGTTATTTTAATAAAGGTAGTCCAGTGGCCAAAGTGATTAGCGGGGCAGCAAATGCCACAAACTTGAAAAATAATCTAACGTTGCTGATTTGCAAGAAAGTGGTTGCTCTCCGTAGCGTCCGTTAAACCTAAAAAGGCGTAAACAAATGTGTTAGAACGAGGAGTAGGACTTTTCATTAGCATCCTGGGCAGAAACTCTGCAAACAAAAACGAGTCAACCTTAGCGCTATCGTTCATGTTCGAACGACCTATCATTGTGTATTTTACAGGAATTCATCACTCTCGATATCTGCTGCATCCAAAGGATTGGGCTGCTTCTAGATACGTACCATTCATGCCGGTGAACGTTTCGGCTTTTCACTTATCGTATTGTGATCGCCGTTGCTTCGTGTGGGGGGTTGTGATCGATAGAAGAGTCCCTGTGATAATCAGGAATCGTCGACGCCTCCTTCCGTCCACGGATCTCAATATCTGCCCCCAAATCCAATCCCAAATCCAAATTAGTTGGGAGAGGCCATCGTCGTAGTGTGGAACAGTAGCCACGATTACCTGCGCCAAATGCAACAGCGCGTCGGCGAGGGCCAGCATGGGGATAAATAGAAGAGTGGGAGGCATGATGATAACCATGACCAGCGTTGGTATTCCCCACCGTGTGTGTCGTATTCGGTGAACAACGCTGACGAATCGATGAAATACAGACTGTATACTTATCACAATCCAATGATGGTCATGACGTTGGTTGTCCAGTCGGGTTTTGGAAAGTAAATTTGGTGTAATGGAACCCTTAGTCCAAGTATCGTCACCTCGAAATGAGGAAGTTAAAGGCGATGACTGCATCTGGGATGGGTAACTGTCATCGCTGGGATCTTGGTCTTCCTTCATCGTCAGAAATTTTTGGTCCGGAGGTTCGCTGCGGGTAGTGAGATTGAAGAAAAATGGAACAATAGAAAGACAATACACCAGCGAACCTACCATGGTGGATAAAGGGTAGTATGGATGTTTATGTTAAAATCAGGAACGAAGTGAACTAGCGTACTCCCGGCTGCTCGACAGGGACAGTTGCGATGGCAGTCATACGTCGCTGGTTGCTTCCGGTTCGAATGAGCCTAACTGTTTCTACAGTCCTGCTAATATCGAAATGCAGTGGCAAAAAAGCTTTTAACAA
The sequence above is a segment of the Phaeodactylum tricornutum CCAP 1055/1 chromosome 10, whole genome shotgun sequence genome. Coding sequences within it:
- a CDS encoding predicted protein, giving the protein MTFSCADRSTTMFPAFIPHGRQPTMEATTITPNDVLCGKDKTYGRHPGNQVFRQLIEASAHRYGTAQLKQEKMDMTQEIVQNMKEIYHARFLTLKGGEWHEISFGAARDKVSHALRFAAKQSSRESSPVSGDSNVIVIPSSSVFPQPDRDTVTTQFPALSNIVQRQQELLRHQQGTDDLADYHDITPIALSRNYSKTASEEQSHAFDTLRSSDMTDLLASSMDEDEWEIVRSMAQS
- a CDS encoding predicted protein, with the translated sequence MVGSLVYCLSIVPFFFNLTTRSEPPDQKFLTMKEDQDPSDDSYPSQMQSSPLTSSFRGDDTWTKGSITPNLLSKTRLDNQRHDHHWIVISIQSVFHRFVSVVHRIRHTRWGIPTLVMVIIMPPTLLFIPMLALADALLHLAQVIVATVPHYDDGLSQLIWIWDWIWGQILRSVDGRRRRRFLIITGTLLSITTPHTKQRRSQYDK
- a CDS encoding predicted protein, which translates into the protein MKILFLLTVCLSSTGAFQFMKNWKMPVHDPYEEAVKDKFGDKKLAILTGASSGLGRKTAMALLRTGEYHVIGAVRDLDKMEAVAEVDGFDLENFTPMYCELNSFESVRSFCENVEEFRMSKPIDRLICNAGVYQPSLEHAKWSLDNHEQTMQINFLSHFLMISTMMKSMMESPDPRVIMVGSVTGNDNTVGGGGVYPIADLHELEGLKQGFKNPIEMADGYGFIGAKAYKDSKLCLMMMANFLHTKYNKLTGISFASMYPGCIAESPLFREKRPWFRKYFPIFMKFITGGYVGEHEAGQRLFQVAHDPRCSKSGVYWSWNGGPREGRGVEAIEKGGQISGGGGAGGGWDSIFENDQSGKVLDVETALNLFKYSTDITGAEWPDLKAITSPCPTLNVISAVTKGMVQREELKRMRELGRPGIVLERPKISKRKKAVMVADRVVGGVLSNTVGRVARFAGRRVLGEIPEEAKTGSFQITESASANLEALEKDQQLLEEELEGKFSVEKNSVPVLDSEDEALFKEIFEDERSEKPSVGEIKKLSSKFE
- a CDS encoding electron carrier protein (unknown function; partial similarity to Ferredoxin); this encodes MNARRTLAFTLALLFDASAVGAFTSLLTTFKTSRISITYLPATVKPAPKNKGYEPKWKKKETLADQNGGIKDFKQIGLKGNVPVIFKQGNETRATVALAGQPLRDVATQADQFIKYGCGKGECGTCECLVNGQWIRPCQTNVPGNLAPGEEYVVQVKEVKNKAVSSGKFYSFRSFIMGFYNNLLGMVGFVKYRRAAKKNWLERQEYEDLIRQKTMQKKIARERSVEEDKNNKLSP